In a single window of the Litorilituus sediminis genome:
- a CDS encoding formimidoylglutamate deiminase — MKLYVQNILLADGWAEDKTLIIENGLITAIEAGKLADAVVASGVVIPGMVNCHSHAFQRAFAGFSEQGSEGQDSFWTWRKVMYQFLAQLSSHDAKTIAKQLYIEMLKMGYTRVAEFHYLHHDIDGSTYAKEQTNQGLATMAKAIFDAAHESGIGLTLLPVLYQYSGFGEQPPVDGQKRFINSLEQFNQLVTDCFELSTEFTNTNVGIAPHSLRAVDKYSLNAAVAHVRSLDEKAPIHIHISEQQKEVDDCLAHYGKRPVQWLLDNAELDKHWCLIHATHIDDEEVEGIIASEAIAGICPTTEANLGDGIFPTTEFLAKQGTFAIGSDSHISVNPIEELRWLEYAQRLIKQQRAILATSEQASVGQNLWQRAALGGAQSTSSNLGELAVGKQADLLVLDNSKMSLFANDNQHLLDSVIFASQQNPIQDVMVNGEWVIKGQHHHCQQQSESDFAALLARLTEKS; from the coding sequence ATGAAGTTATACGTACAAAATATTCTTTTGGCTGATGGCTGGGCTGAAGATAAAACCTTAATTATTGAAAACGGCCTTATCACAGCGATTGAAGCAGGTAAATTAGCTGATGCCGTTGTTGCTAGTGGTGTAGTAATTCCCGGCATGGTTAATTGTCACTCTCATGCTTTTCAACGCGCTTTTGCTGGCTTTAGTGAACAAGGCAGTGAGGGGCAAGATAGTTTCTGGACATGGCGCAAAGTAATGTACCAATTTTTAGCGCAGCTTTCTTCGCATGATGCTAAAACAATTGCTAAGCAGCTTTACATTGAAATGTTAAAAATGGGCTACACACGTGTGGCTGAATTTCATTATTTACACCATGATATTGATGGTAGCACTTATGCCAAAGAGCAAACTAATCAAGGCTTGGCGACTATGGCAAAAGCTATCTTTGATGCCGCGCATGAGTCTGGTATTGGTTTAACATTATTGCCAGTATTATATCAATACAGTGGCTTTGGCGAACAGCCTCCTGTTGATGGACAAAAGCGCTTTATTAACTCGCTGGAACAGTTTAATCAATTAGTAACAGACTGTTTTGAGTTAAGTACTGAGTTTACCAATACCAATGTTGGTATTGCCCCACATTCGTTAAGAGCCGTAGATAAATATTCTTTAAATGCTGCGGTTGCGCACGTTCGTTCTTTAGATGAAAAGGCACCCATTCATATTCACATTAGCGAGCAGCAAAAAGAAGTTGATGATTGCCTAGCGCATTATGGAAAAAGACCTGTGCAGTGGTTACTTGATAATGCTGAGTTAGATAAGCACTGGTGCTTAATTCACGCGACTCATATTGATGATGAAGAAGTGGAAGGTATTATTGCTAGTGAAGCCATTGCTGGTATTTGTCCAACAACTGAAGCCAACTTAGGTGATGGTATTTTTCCAACGACAGAGTTTCTCGCTAAGCAAGGTACCTTTGCTATCGGCTCTGACAGCCATATCTCGGTAAACCCCATTGAAGAATTACGTTGGTTAGAATATGCGCAAAGATTAATTAAGCAACAGCGCGCAATTTTGGCTACCAGTGAGCAAGCTTCTGTCGGTCAAAATTTATGGCAACGGGCTGCATTAGGTGGCGCACAAAGTACCAGCAGTAACCTTGGTGAGTTAGCAGTTGGTAAGCAGGCAGACTTATTAGTACTTGATAACAGTAAAATGTCGTTATTTGCTAATGATAATCAGCACTTATTAGATAGTGTTATTTTTGCTAGTCAGCAAAATCCAATTCAAGATGTGATGGTAAATGGTGAATGGGTTATTAAAGGGCAACACCATCACTGTCAGCAGCAAAGTGAATCAGACTTTGCTGCCTTATTGGCTAGGTTGACAGAAAAGTCATAA
- a CDS encoding VOC family protein has product MINIEKIHHVAYRCKDAKETTQWYKDKLNMDLVLAIAEDEVPSTKAPDPYMHIFLDAGDENVLAFFELPNSPDMGRDENTPAWVQHIAMRVASVDALIAAKAELESKGVDVLGPTNHGVFKSIYFFDPNGHRLELAANTGTPEQYKELNSVAQDMIEEWSQTKRAPRHAAWLHEQD; this is encoded by the coding sequence ATGATTAATATTGAAAAAATCCATCATGTCGCTTACCGCTGTAAAGACGCCAAAGAAACCACACAGTGGTACAAAGATAAACTGAATATGGACTTGGTTTTAGCTATTGCTGAAGATGAAGTACCGTCAACAAAAGCGCCCGATCCATACATGCATATCTTTTTAGATGCGGGCGATGAAAACGTGCTGGCCTTCTTCGAGTTACCTAACTCTCCAGATATGGGCCGAGATGAAAATACACCAGCCTGGGTGCAGCACATTGCCATGCGTGTCGCGAGTGTTGACGCGCTAATTGCTGCAAAAGCAGAGTTAGAAAGTAAAGGCGTAGATGTTTTAGGGCCAACCAATCACGGGGTATTTAAATCAATCTACTTCTTTGACCCTAACGGTCATCGCTTAGAGCTTGCCGCCAACACAGGTACCCCAGAGCAATATAAAGAGCTTAATAGTGTCGCCCAAGACATGATAGAGGAGTGGTCTCAAACCAAACGTGCTCCTCGTCACGCTGCTTGGTTACACGAGCAAGACTAA
- the metE gene encoding 5-methyltetrahydropteroyltriglutamate--homocysteine S-methyltransferase, translating to MQIHNLGFPRIGAKRELKFSLEQYWRGDISQADFLQSCQQLRRSNWQLQADAGIDWLPVGDFAHYDHVLNTSLLLGLLPERFTKHKHAVNNRLDLEFRVGRGQAPSGCQCAASDMTKWFNTNYHYIVPELSTAVLTNDMAVNTEQLLAHLEEAKAVADKRKVVLLGPISYLYLSTVDKEDKLALLPDLLARYQQVLDSLSQANVEWLQLDEPVLGLELDKQWQNAFTLAYQQLNKGGLKLLLTSYFASIEHHISLVKVLDFDGIHLDTVAEKIDISAVIAQLPSHWVISLGVINGRNIWKADLVSIYETLLPIYQAIGERLWLAPSCSLLHSPVDLQQESKLDAEFKSWLAFAKQKCRELQLLKQALVDENTDEIALYSSPAVARANSKRINNPEVLKRVSALTAADFSRKDSFEQRKRLQQQALKLPLLPTTTIGSFPQTGDIRQVRAKWRRNELSLDEYQTLIQQEIRQAIEKQEQIGLDVLVHGEAERNDMVEYFGELLEGVAFTQFAWVQSYGSRCVKPPIIFADVSRKQAMTLEWINYAQSLTDKPVKAMLTGPITILSWSFVRDDIPREQVAKQIALAISDEVEDLVANGTQIIQIDEPAIREGMPVKQSQWQQYLTWATASFCLSAAKAPSHTQIHSHMCYSEFNDILPAIIALDADVLTVETSRSNMALLDAFEEQAYPNDLGPGVYDIHSPNVPEVDWMVALIEKAQQYVPVERLWVNPDCGLKTRSWQETKLALDNMVTAVKQLRARYSA from the coding sequence ATGCAAATTCATAATTTAGGTTTTCCGCGCATAGGTGCTAAGCGCGAATTAAAGTTTTCTTTAGAGCAATACTGGCGCGGAGATATTTCTCAAGCCGATTTTTTACAAAGCTGTCAGCAATTGCGTCGAAGCAATTGGCAATTGCAGGCTGATGCTGGCATTGACTGGCTGCCCGTTGGTGATTTCGCCCATTATGATCATGTGCTTAACACTAGCCTGCTATTAGGTTTGTTACCTGAGCGCTTTACTAAACATAAGCATGCTGTTAACAATCGCTTAGATCTTGAGTTTCGTGTCGGTCGTGGTCAAGCACCCAGTGGTTGCCAATGTGCCGCCAGTGATATGACCAAATGGTTTAACACTAATTATCATTATATTGTTCCGGAATTAAGTACTGCGGTACTGACTAACGATATGGCGGTCAACACAGAGCAATTATTGGCACATTTAGAAGAAGCGAAAGCGGTTGCTGATAAGCGAAAAGTCGTGCTATTGGGGCCAATTAGCTATTTATATTTAAGCACTGTGGATAAAGAAGATAAGCTAGCCTTGCTACCGGATTTGCTAGCGCGATATCAGCAGGTGCTAGATAGTTTAAGCCAAGCGAATGTTGAATGGCTGCAACTAGATGAGCCTGTACTGGGCTTAGAGTTAGATAAGCAGTGGCAAAATGCTTTTACCTTGGCTTATCAACAGCTGAATAAAGGTGGGCTAAAATTACTATTAACGAGTTACTTTGCTTCAATAGAACATCATATCTCGCTTGTTAAAGTGCTAGATTTTGATGGTATTCACTTAGATACGGTTGCTGAAAAAATCGATATTAGCGCTGTTATTGCTCAGCTACCAAGCCACTGGGTTATCTCGTTGGGTGTTATCAATGGTCGCAATATTTGGAAGGCTGACTTAGTGTCAATCTATGAAACCTTGCTACCTATTTATCAAGCCATAGGTGAGCGGTTATGGTTAGCGCCATCATGCTCGTTATTACACTCGCCGGTCGATCTTCAGCAGGAAAGCAAACTAGACGCTGAATTTAAGTCATGGCTTGCCTTTGCTAAACAAAAATGTCGGGAGCTACAGTTATTAAAGCAAGCTTTAGTGGATGAAAATACTGATGAGATTGCGCTTTATTCAAGCCCTGCAGTTGCTCGTGCGAACTCTAAGCGCATTAATAACCCAGAAGTATTAAAGCGTGTTAGTGCCTTAACAGCAGCAGATTTTAGCCGTAAAGATAGCTTTGAACAGCGTAAACGCCTTCAGCAACAAGCGTTGAAGTTACCTTTGCTACCGACAACGACAATAGGCTCGTTCCCGCAAACCGGCGATATCCGTCAAGTCAGAGCAAAGTGGCGTAGAAATGAGTTGAGTTTGGATGAATATCAAACGTTAATTCAGCAAGAAATTCGTCAAGCAATTGAAAAGCAAGAACAGATTGGTTTAGATGTGCTCGTGCATGGTGAAGCTGAGCGTAATGATATGGTGGAATACTTTGGCGAATTACTTGAAGGGGTTGCTTTTACTCAATTTGCTTGGGTGCAAAGCTATGGCTCTCGTTGTGTAAAACCGCCGATTATTTTTGCTGATGTTAGTCGTAAACAGGCGATGACGTTAGAGTGGATTAACTATGCACAGTCACTGACGGATAAGCCAGTAAAGGCCATGTTGACAGGACCAATAACTATTTTGTCTTGGTCGTTTGTTCGAGATGATATTCCGCGTGAGCAAGTAGCAAAGCAGATTGCGCTAGCAATTAGCGATGAAGTGGAAGATTTGGTCGCTAATGGTACTCAGATCATTCAAATTGATGAGCCAGCGATTCGTGAAGGTATGCCAGTAAAACAAAGTCAGTGGCAGCAGTACTTAACTTGGGCGACAGCCTCATTTTGCTTGTCGGCTGCCAAAGCACCTTCGCATACGCAAATTCATAGCCATATGTGTTATTCAGAATTTAATGATATTTTACCAGCGATTATTGCCCTTGATGCCGATGTGTTAACGGTGGAAACCTCACGCTCTAATATGGCTTTGCTTGATGCCTTTGAAGAGCAAGCTTATCCTAATGATTTAGGGCCAGGGGTTTATGATATTCACTCGCCAAATGTGCCAGAAGTGGATTGGATGGTGGCATTAATTGAAAAAGCACAACAATATGTGCCTGTTGAACGTTTATGGGTAAACCCTGATTGTGGTTTAAAAACCCGTAGCTGGCAGGAAACTAAATTAGCTTTAGATAATATGGTGACCGCGGTTAAACAACTAAGGGCTCGCTATAGCGCGTAA
- a CDS encoding serine/threonine protein kinase, which produces MASFDFSSLSPDVIIDGLESKGFSVDSGLLPLNSYENRVYQFHDENLVKYVTKFYRPQRWQLAQIQEEHDFSFELLEHELPIVAPLKRDGESLFEHQGYHFSVFPCRGGRIFEVDNLDQLEWMGRFIGRIHAVASKKSFIHRPSFTTDEMLIQAQQTIAASGFVPESLHEAFFTVLSQVIDLATQQYQVNKQIRLHGDCHAGNILWRDEGPHFVDLDDCRTGAAIQDLWMMLSGDRQQQLMQLDTLLMAYEEFYSFESKELLLIESLRSMRVVNYMAWLCKRWQDPAFPRNFPWFNSEKYWEQQILMLKEQVSALQQPALSLNSF; this is translated from the coding sequence ATGGCAAGTTTTGATTTTTCCTCATTATCACCTGATGTGATAATTGATGGCCTTGAAAGTAAAGGTTTTAGTGTCGACAGTGGTTTATTACCATTAAACAGCTACGAAAATCGCGTCTATCAATTTCACGATGAAAACTTGGTTAAGTATGTGACCAAGTTTTATCGACCGCAACGTTGGCAGCTAGCGCAAATACAAGAAGAGCATGACTTTTCTTTTGAATTGCTAGAACATGAACTACCAATAGTAGCGCCGCTTAAACGTGATGGTGAAAGCTTATTTGAGCATCAAGGTTATCACTTTTCGGTATTTCCTTGTCGTGGCGGGCGTATTTTTGAAGTGGATAATTTAGATCAGTTAGAATGGATGGGGCGATTTATTGGTCGTATTCATGCTGTAGCGTCGAAGAAGTCATTTATACACCGTCCATCGTTTACTACCGATGAAATGCTGATACAAGCACAACAAACGATAGCTGCTTCTGGTTTTGTACCTGAAAGCCTGCATGAGGCGTTCTTTACTGTTTTGTCACAAGTAATCGACTTGGCAACACAGCAATATCAAGTGAACAAACAAATTCGTCTACATGGTGATTGTCATGCTGGTAATATTTTGTGGCGTGATGAAGGGCCGCATTTTGTTGATTTAGACGACTGCCGCACAGGGGCTGCCATTCAAGACTTATGGATGATGCTTTCAGGTGATCGTCAGCAACAGCTTATGCAGTTAGACACTTTATTGATGGCTTATGAAGAATTTTATTCATTTGAATCAAAGGAACTTCTATTGATAGAATCGCTTAGAAGTATGCGCGTTGTTAACTATATGGCTTGGTTATGTAAACGTTGGCAAGATCCTGCCTTTCCTCGTAATTTCCCGTGGTTTAATAGCGAAAAATATTGGGAGCAGCAGATACTGATGTTGAAAGAGCAAGTATCAGCTTTACAACAACCAGCGCTTAGTTTAAATAGTTTTTAA
- the hutG gene encoding N-formylglutamate deformylase has protein sequence MNISYQLTQGQIGMLISMPHNGQLIPDDIASTMTEKAKLVPDTDWYMDKLYDFAQAMGIATIIPKYSRYVIDLNRDISGVNLYPGANSTELCPTTAFDLSPLYLDGKSPNEAEIQRRIKNYWQPYHQAIADTLADMRQQYERVVLLDAHSILSHVPRFFAGKLPDFNFGNADGQSCSQALIDKVSALDLSPYSSVVNGRFKGGYITRAYGQPEQGIHAIQLELSQYTYMDEPSDQYNQQKAEQVKVKLQQFVTCLADFANAKS, from the coding sequence ATGAATATAAGTTATCAGTTAACCCAAGGGCAAATAGGTATGCTAATAAGTATGCCGCATAACGGGCAATTAATACCGGATGATATTGCCAGTACGATGACAGAAAAAGCCAAATTAGTTCCTGATACTGACTGGTATATGGATAAACTATATGACTTTGCTCAAGCAATGGGAATTGCCACCATAATACCTAAATATAGCCGTTATGTGATTGACTTAAATAGAGATATATCGGGTGTGAATTTATATCCAGGAGCGAATAGCACCGAGTTGTGTCCTACGACAGCATTCGATTTAAGTCCGTTATATTTAGATGGAAAATCACCGAATGAAGCTGAAATTCAGCGCCGAATTAAGAATTATTGGCAACCATATCATCAGGCTATAGCTGATACCTTGGCTGATATGCGTCAGCAATATGAACGGGTTGTTTTGCTCGATGCACATTCTATTTTGTCGCATGTGCCGCGCTTTTTTGCTGGTAAATTACCAGATTTCAACTTTGGTAATGCCGATGGACAAAGTTGTAGTCAGGCACTCATTGATAAGGTGTCAGCACTTGATTTGTCTCCTTATAGCTCAGTGGTTAATGGTCGCTTTAAAGGGGGCTATATTACCAGAGCTTATGGGCAACCAGAACAGGGTATCCATGCCATTCAGCTAGAACTTTCTCAATATACTTATATGGATGAGCCTAGTGATCAATATAATCAGCAAAAAGCTGAGCAAGTGAAGGTGAAATTGCAGCAGTTTGTTACTTGCTTGGCTGACTTTGCTAACGCTAAATCGTAA
- a CDS encoding glutathione peroxidase produces the protein MFTDKTGEKVPSVTFPIRANDNWIKRDSDEIFANKTVVVFSLPGAFTPTCSSSHLPRYNELAQKFFDNGVDEICCISVNDTFVMNAWAKDQDVEHISLIPDGNGEFTKGMDLLVDKKALGFGQRSWRYAMLVKNGVIEKMFIEPDLPGDPFEVSDADTMLNYINPEATQKSEITMFSKPGCSHCTKAKALLAEQGLTFEEIVVGKDISISGMRAVTKADTTPQIYIDGVHIGGNDELTKHLA, from the coding sequence ATGTTTACAGATAAAACTGGCGAAAAGGTTCCTTCAGTTACCTTCCCTATTCGAGCTAACGATAACTGGATAAAGCGCGATAGTGATGAGATTTTCGCAAACAAAACCGTTGTCGTCTTTTCTTTACCGGGTGCCTTTACACCAACATGCTCTTCAAGCCATTTACCACGTTACAATGAATTAGCGCAAAAGTTTTTCGATAATGGCGTCGATGAAATTTGCTGTATTTCAGTAAATGATACCTTTGTTATGAATGCGTGGGCAAAAGATCAGGATGTAGAACACATTAGTTTAATTCCTGATGGCAATGGTGAATTTACTAAAGGTATGGACTTATTAGTAGATAAAAAAGCACTTGGTTTTGGTCAGCGTAGTTGGCGTTACGCTATGCTAGTTAAAAATGGCGTTATCGAAAAAATGTTCATTGAGCCAGACCTACCGGGCGACCCATTTGAAGTATCTGATGCTGATACCATGCTGAATTACATCAACCCTGAAGCTACGCAAAAGAGTGAAATCACTATGTTCAGCAAACCTGGCTGTAGCCATTGTACAAAAGCAAAAGCTTTACTAGCAGAGCAAGGGCTAACGTTTGAAGAAATTGTTGTTGGTAAAGACATTAGCATCTCAGGTATGCGCGCGGTAACTAAGGCAGATACTACCCCACAAATATACATCGACGGTGTTCATATTGGTGGTAATGACGAGCTAACTAAGCATTTGGCTTAA
- a CDS encoding VF530 family DNA-binding protein codes for MDNQPYNPLHGITLKTIVTELEAYFGFDALGKEINIRCFTHDPSINSSLKFLRKTPWAREKVEKLYIKNKHRIAQSKQ; via the coding sequence ATGGATAACCAACCCTATAACCCTCTGCATGGTATTACCCTTAAAACTATCGTGACCGAGCTAGAAGCTTACTTTGGCTTTGACGCCTTAGGTAAAGAGATAAACATTCGCTGCTTTACCCATGATCCCAGCATCAACTCCAGTTTAAAATTTTTACGTAAAACTCCTTGGGCGCGTGAAAAAGTTGAAAAACTGTATATTAAAAACAAACATCGCATTGCGCAAAGCAAACAGTAA
- the ccoG gene encoding cytochrome c oxidase accessory protein CcoG encodes MRADDKPAPSSKDSSQRIPIKNVKIHGDRKKDRERYKPGDQIYVRRNQGFFQRLRQRMNMVYFAIFLVLPWLQFNGHQAVLFDIAEQRFTLWSLTLWPQDLTLLAWIFILSAFLLFFVTTFMGRVWCGYMCPQTVWTFIFIWFEERIEGTANQRRKLDKQPMSANKFIRKFLKHSAWLIFSLFTAMTFAGYFAPMQELFVNVFTFNTSATMAAILAFFTFATYGNAGWMRETVCMHMCPYARFQSAMFDKDTLTVAYDKERGESRGARGRKQDHKAMGLGDCIDCNLCVEVCPTGIDIRNGLQYECINCGSCVDACSGVMEKMNYPQGLIRYTTEHELAGKKVHLVRSKLIGYAVVLLIMCTMVVLEVVNRVPLTLDIIRDRTELAKENFNGEIENVYTLKILNMSQTDNTYRLSVKGIENTQWHGKQEVMVEAATVYTLPISISVDPYELKGYMTDIHFVVEQISGDEEVKVEQESRFFNKR; translated from the coding sequence GTGAGAGCAGACGACAAACCAGCACCTTCATCTAAAGATTCATCGCAGCGTATACCTATCAAAAATGTCAAAATTCATGGCGATAGGAAAAAAGATAGAGAAAGATATAAGCCGGGCGATCAAATTTATGTGCGTAGAAATCAAGGCTTTTTTCAGCGTCTAAGACAGCGTATGAATATGGTTTATTTTGCCATATTTTTAGTGCTTCCTTGGCTACAATTTAATGGTCATCAAGCGGTGTTATTTGATATTGCTGAGCAGCGCTTTACCTTGTGGAGCCTGACGTTATGGCCGCAAGATCTTACCTTACTTGCGTGGATATTTATTTTAAGCGCCTTTTTATTGTTTTTTGTTACCACCTTTATGGGGCGAGTTTGGTGCGGCTATATGTGCCCGCAAACCGTATGGACGTTTATCTTTATTTGGTTTGAAGAGCGTATAGAAGGTACGGCTAACCAAAGACGTAAACTGGATAAACAGCCCATGAGTGCCAATAAGTTTATCCGCAAATTTTTAAAACACAGTGCTTGGCTTATTTTTTCATTATTTACCGCAATGACTTTTGCTGGTTATTTTGCGCCAATGCAAGAGCTGTTTGTTAATGTCTTTACTTTTAATACTAGTGCTACCATGGCGGCAATTCTGGCGTTTTTTACCTTTGCTACTTATGGTAATGCAGGTTGGATGCGTGAAACCGTATGTATGCACATGTGCCCTTATGCGCGTTTTCAATCAGCCATGTTTGATAAAGACACGTTAACGGTAGCTTATGATAAAGAGCGTGGTGAAAGTCGCGGTGCTCGTGGACGTAAGCAAGATCATAAAGCCATGGGCTTAGGTGATTGTATCGATTGTAACTTGTGCGTTGAAGTGTGCCCTACCGGTATTGATATTCGTAATGGCCTGCAATATGAATGTATAAACTGTGGCTCTTGTGTTGATGCCTGCTCTGGCGTAATGGAGAAAATGAATTACCCTCAAGGGCTTATCCGTTATACCACTGAACATGAATTAGCCGGTAAAAAAGTTCACTTAGTTCGTTCTAAACTGATTGGTTATGCTGTGGTGCTTTTGATTATGTGTACCATGGTTGTGTTAGAGGTAGTTAATCGTGTGCCTTTAACTTTAGATATTATTCGTGACAGAACTGAGCTTGCTAAAGAAAACTTTAATGGTGAAATTGAAAATGTTTACACCTTAAAAATACTTAATATGTCACAAACAGATAATACTTATCGACTGTCAGTTAAGGGGATTGAAAATACCCAGTGGCATGGTAAGCAAGAAGTGATGGTAGAAGCGGCAACTGTTTATACTTTACCTATTAGTATTTCGGTTGACCCATATGAATTAAAAGGTTATATGACAGATATTCATTTTGTCGTTGAACAAATTTCTGGTGATGAAGAGGTAAAAGTCGAGCAAGAAAGCCGATTTTTTAATAAACGTTAA
- the purU gene encoding formyltetrahydrofolate deformylase, which translates to MKSSTQYILTWQCPDSSGVLAKVSQCLFQHGAFITETSQYSDPYSETFFSRIAFDDRDFSGTIAAFSDALDTLAQQLSMQYQLRKKNEVPNIVIAVSKEDHCLVSLLTKWKSGALPVNIVAIVSNHQDCQALANWHQVPFYHLPITAESKAQQEAKMLAVLNDCKADLLVLARYMQILSDDMCQKLQGKAINIHHSFLPSFKGAKPYHQAHARGVKVIGATAHYVTSDLDEGPIIVQEVKAINHSYTIEQMVHMGHDIEATALSHAVRFHAEQRVCLNGAKTVILA; encoded by the coding sequence ATGAAATCGTCAACTCAATATATTTTAACTTGGCAATGTCCTGATAGTTCCGGTGTACTTGCCAAAGTATCTCAGTGCCTTTTTCAGCACGGCGCCTTTATCACTGAAACATCTCAATACAGTGATCCTTACAGTGAAACCTTCTTTTCGCGCATCGCCTTTGACGATAGAGATTTTTCCGGCACTATCGCCGCTTTTTCCGATGCCTTAGATACTTTAGCGCAGCAATTGTCTATGCAGTATCAACTACGTAAAAAAAATGAAGTACCTAATATCGTCATCGCGGTATCAAAAGAAGATCACTGCTTAGTCTCGCTGTTAACTAAGTGGAAATCAGGTGCGCTGCCGGTAAATATTGTTGCCATTGTTTCTAATCATCAAGATTGCCAAGCCTTAGCCAACTGGCATCAAGTGCCTTTTTATCATTTGCCCATCACAGCAGAATCCAAAGCGCAACAAGAAGCCAAAATGTTAGCCGTATTAAATGACTGCAAAGCTGATTTACTTGTTCTTGCTCGCTATATGCAAATTCTCTCGGATGATATGTGTCAAAAGCTGCAAGGCAAAGCGATTAATATCCATCATTCCTTTTTACCTAGTTTTAAAGGGGCTAAGCCTTATCATCAAGCACATGCTCGCGGAGTTAAAGTTATCGGCGCGACGGCACATTATGTCACTAGCGATCTCGATGAAGGACCCATCATAGTACAAGAAGTTAAAGCCATTAATCATAGCTACACCATAGAGCAAATGGTTCATATGGGGCATGACATCGAAGCAACGGCACTAAGTCACGCGGTACGTTTTCATGCCGAACAACGGGTATGCTTAAATGGCGCAAAAACAGTCATACTCGCTTAA